The Streptomyces racemochromogenes DNA segment CCAGGACGGGATGAGCCTGCCGGACGCGCTGAAGCTGGCGGTGCAGGCGCTGTCGAGTCAGGCGAACGGTGCGGACAAGGCCATTCCGGCGGAGCGGCTGGAGGTCGCGGTACTGGACCGTACGCGGTCGCAGCAGCGCAAGTTCAAGCGGATCCGGGGCCGTCAGCTGGCGCGGCTGCTGGAGGCGGACGTCCCGGCGGCGGTGCAGGCGGATGCCGTCTCGAACGACGAGGCGTCGGAGGACGACGCCGAGTAGGCGGTGGTGCGTGGGCCCCGGCCCGCCCCGTGAGGGGTGGGCCGGGGCTTTCGCGTGTCCGGGGCCTCAGGCGGCGGGGGCGGGGCCGGTGGAGTCGCGGACGGTGAGGCGGACGGGGATCTCGGGGGCGGTCCAGGGGGTGCCGTCGAGGACGGCGAGGAGGGCGGTCATGCCCTGTTCGCCGACGCGTTCGGCGGGGAGGGCGACGGTGGTGAGCTCGGGTTCGACGGCGGTGGCGAGGGCGAGGTCGTCGACGCCGGTGACGGAGAGGTCCTCGGGGACGCGCAGGCCCAGGCGCCGGGCGGCCTTGCAGACGCCGGCGGCGAGGATGTCGTCGTCGCAGATGACGGCGGTGGGCCGGTCGGCGGGGTCGGCGAGGGCGGTCCCGGCGACCTCCCGGGCGGCCTCGACGGTGAGTGCGGCCCGGGCGGTGCGCAGGGTGGCGTGGGGGCGCAGGAGGGTGGCGAGGGCCTGGGCGCGGATGTCGAAGGTCCAGGTGTCGACGTCGGCGGCGAGGTGGAGGAAGTGGCGGTGGCCGAGGCCGAGGAGGTGGTGGGTGACCTGGTGCATGCCGTCGGTGATGGCGAGGTTGACGTGGGCGGCGGCGCGGCCGGAGGCGGGGTCGCTGTCGAGCATGACGAGGGGGAGGCCGTCGCCGCCGAGGGCGTCGAGGGCGTCGGTGGCCATGGAGGAGGCGATGACGCCGTCGAGGGCGGCGCGGGCGGAGGCGAAGGGGTCGCGGGCGGGGCCGGTGCCTTCGGGGGAGGGGTAGAGGACGACGCCGAAGCCGTGTTCGGCGGCGACGCGGGCGGCGCCGGTGTAGACGCGGGCGAAGAACTCGTTGGTGAGGGCGGGGACGACGAGGAGTGCGGTGCGGGTGCTGCCGAGGCGGAGGTTGCGGGCGGCGAGGTTGGGGCGGTAGCCGAGGGTGGTGGCGGCTTCGCGGACGAGGGCGGCGGTGCGTTCGGAGACGCGGCCGCGCCATTTGTCGCCGAGGACGAGGGAGACGGTGGCCTGGGAGACCCCGGCGGCGGTGGCGACGTCGCGGCTGGTGGGTCTCGTCACAGGTAGCTCCTGGAATGCGAGGTGGGGCGGGTGTGGGGGGGTCGCCGGGTGGACCCCGGGTCTGCCGCCATGGTACGTATGACGTGTCTCGTTATACGTATTACCTCGGGCGTGGGTCCGGGCAGAAGGGGGCGGTCATGGCCGCGGGTTACGCGGAGCTGCTCAGGACCAGGTATGCCGCGAGGCTGCTGGCGGGCACCTTGATAGGCCGGCTGCCGAACGCCACGGCGGCGATCGCGATCGTCCTCTTCGTCCGGGACCAGGGCGGCAGCTACAGCCTGGCGGGCGCGCTGGCGGCCGTGTACGGGGTCGCCAACGCCGTCGGCCAGCCGCTGCTGGGCCGGGCGGTGGACCTGTACGGGCAGCCGCGCGTGCAGCTGCCGGCGGCCCTGGTGTCGGCGGCGGGGATGGTCTGGCTCGCGCTGGCCGGTACGGGCTCGGTGGCGGCCGCGTACGCCGCGATGGTGGTCGCCGGTCTGTTCACCCCGCCGCTGGAGGGCGGCCTGCGGGCGCTGTGGCCGGGGGTGCTGGGCGGCCGTGAGGAGCGGGTGCACGCGGCGTACGCGATGGACGCGGTGGCCCAGGAGATCATGTACACGGTCGGGCCGCTGCTGGTCACCCTGTGCGTGGCCCTGTGGTCCCCGGCGGTGGCGCTGCTGGTGCTGAACGGCGTCGGTCTGGTCGGCGTGCTGGTGGTGGTGCTCTCGAAGCCTTCGCGGACCTGGCGTTCGGCGCCGCGCGAGGCGCACTGGCTGGGCGCGCTGCGCTCGCGCGGGCTGCTGGCGCTGCTGGGGGCGTTCTTCTTCATCGGCATGGCGCTGGGCTCGATCGCGGTGGCGGCGGTGGCGTACGCGGACGAGAACGGCGGGCAGGCGGTGTACGGCTGGCTGATGGCGGCGGTGGGCCTGGGCGCGCTGGTCGGCGGGGTGTTCTACGGGGCGCGGCAGTGGGCCGGGGCGCCGGAGCGGCGGCTGCGGCTGCTGGTGGCGTTGCTGGCCGTCTGCTACCTGCCGCTGCTGCTGGACGTGGGTCCGGTGGCGATGACGGCGCTGGCGGCGCTGGCGGGCGTGTTCCTGGCGCCTTCGCTGGCGTGTGCGTTCATCGTGGTGGACCGGCACGCGCCGGCGGGCACGGTGACGGAGGCCTTCTCCTGGCTGGTGACCTTCTTCGGGGTCGGTGCGGCGATCGGTACGGCGGCGGCGGGTCCGGCGCTGGAACGGGGTGGTGTGCCGGCCGGTTTCGCGGTGGCCTGTGGTGGTGGCGCGGCGGCGCTGCTGGTGCTGATGCTGACTCAGCGGGCGATGGCCGGTGCGGGGCGCAGCCGTGCGGTGGCGGGGTCGGCGGAGGGTGCGGCGGAGGCCGTCCGGGAGCCGTTGATCAAGAACTGACCGGAACGCCGTTCTCGAACTCGGTTTCAGAAGTGTGCGGAAGGCGTAATGTTCAGTCATGGACCGCCGCATTTTCGGGCTGGAGAACGAGTACGGCGTCACGTGCACGTTCAGGGGACAGCGCCGACTGTCTCCTGACGAAGTGGCGCGCTACCTCTTCCGCCGTGTTGTGTCATGGGGCCGCAGCAGCAATGTCTTCCTGCGGAACGGCGCCCGCCTCTACCTCGACGTGGGTTC contains these protein-coding regions:
- a CDS encoding LacI family DNA-binding transcriptional regulator, which encodes MTRPTSRDVATAAGVSQATVSLVLGDKWRGRVSERTAALVREAATTLGYRPNLAARNLRLGSTRTALLVVPALTNEFFARVYTGAARVAAEHGFGVVLYPSPEGTGPARDPFASARAALDGVIASSMATDALDALGGDGLPLVMLDSDPASGRAAAHVNLAITDGMHQVTHHLLGLGHRHFLHLAADVDTWTFDIRAQALATLLRPHATLRTARAALTVEAAREVAGTALADPADRPTAVICDDDILAAGVCKAARRLGLRVPEDLSVTGVDDLALATAVEPELTTVALPAERVGEQGMTALLAVLDGTPWTAPEIPVRLTVRDSTGPAPAA
- a CDS encoding MFS transporter, with product MAAGYAELLRTRYAARLLAGTLIGRLPNATAAIAIVLFVRDQGGSYSLAGALAAVYGVANAVGQPLLGRAVDLYGQPRVQLPAALVSAAGMVWLALAGTGSVAAAYAAMVVAGLFTPPLEGGLRALWPGVLGGREERVHAAYAMDAVAQEIMYTVGPLLVTLCVALWSPAVALLVLNGVGLVGVLVVVLSKPSRTWRSAPREAHWLGALRSRGLLALLGAFFFIGMALGSIAVAAVAYADENGGQAVYGWLMAAVGLGALVGGVFYGARQWAGAPERRLRLLVALLAVCYLPLLLDVGPVAMTALAALAGVFLAPSLACAFIVVDRHAPAGTVTEAFSWLVTFFGVGAAIGTAAAGPALERGGVPAGFAVACGGGAAALLVLMLTQRAMAGAGRSRAVAGSAEGAAEAVREPLIKN